DNA sequence from the Candidatus Cloacimonadota bacterium genome:
CAATAGGCAGGTTCTATCATATTGAGGTAAGCGAGACCAACGGTACTGTGATTACTATCGAGTATCACAAGGTAAAGCAAGAAGAGGAAGATGATCGCTTCTCTGGTTCATATTGGTTGCGCAGCAGCAATTCCGAGTGGGATGAGCAGCAAATATGGGATACATATATGATGTTGAACCGGATAGAAGCCGCCTTTCGTAGCCTCAAACACGAACTTGCTTTCTGTCCCATCTATCATAGTACAGAGCGGCGGGCAGAGGCTCATATCTTCATTGCGGTATTGGCTTACCATCTTCTCAACTCAATCTGTCTTCAATTACGCCAGGATGGGATAAATGACTCCTGGAATACCGTGAGAGCTAGGATGTCTACACACAGAAGAGTGAGTATCTCGGCTATACG
Encoded proteins:
- a CDS encoding transposase produces the protein MQDSYSRRFEDDLEKIIAGLSKKRSNKSYEKIMERIGRLRERYSAIGRFYHIEVSETNGTVITIEYHKVKQEEEDDRFSGSYWLRSSNSEWDEQQIWDTYMMLNRIEAAFRSLKHELAFCPIYHSTERRAEAHIFIAVLAYHLLNSICLQLRQDGINDSWNTVRARMSTHRRVSISAIRRDKTTGIERITSSAEPYHLKIYKALNMSPSPVIKPLKQQKCSPHENLM